In Juglans microcarpa x Juglans regia isolate MS1-56 chromosome 4S, Jm3101_v1.0, whole genome shotgun sequence, a single window of DNA contains:
- the LOC121263343 gene encoding probable sugar phosphate/phosphate translocator At3g17430 — MISRQHLLTYIYLLVYILLSSGVILYNKWVLSTKYFNFPYPITLTMIHMGFSGAVAFFLIRVFKVVSPIKMTFKIYATCVIPISAFFASSLWFGNTAYLYISVAFIQMLKALMPVATFLTAVVCGTEKLRFDVFLNMVLVSVGVVVSSYGEIHFNLLGTAYQVMGMFGEALRLVLTQVLLQRKGLTLNPITSLYYIAPCSFIFLFVPWYFLEKPVMEVSQIQFNFWIFFSNALCALALNFSIFLVIGRTGAVTIRVAGVLKDWILIALSTALFPESMITSLNIIGYAIALCGVIIYNYLKVRDSRASQFPPESLPDRAVKEFKMERKESDAYVPDDVNNNNNNNNDGRIGWNASIPGSEVDEEATFIPPSKLSHLGRSQLSSHTS; from the exons ATGATCAGCAGGCAGCATTTGTTGACCTATATTTACCTTCTAGTTTACATCTTGCTTTCATCAGGGGTTATTTTGTACAACAAG TGGGTCCTCTCGACAAAGTACTTCAATTTTCCATATCCAATAACCCTCACTATGATTCATATGGGATTTTCTGGCGCTGTTGCATTCTTTCTCATCCGTGTTTTCAAG GTTGTTTCGCCTATTAAAATGACATTCAAAAT ATATGCAACATGTGTCATTCCAATAAGTGCTTTCTTTGCATCTAGTTTATG GTTTGGCAACACTGCTTATCTGTACATTTCCGTGGCCTTCATCCAGATGCTTAAAGCCCTGA TGCCAGTGGCGACATTCCTCACAGCAGTTGTCTGCGGTACTGAAAAATTAAGGTTTGATGTGTTCTTGAACATGGTGCTGGTCAGTGTTGGAGTTGTCGTTTCTTCATATGGggaaattcattttaatttgctGGGTACAGCTTATCAAGTCATGGGCATGTTTGGTGAGGCTCTCAGGCTTGTCTTAACACAAGttcttcttcaaagaaagggcTTAACTCTAAATCCTATCACCAGCTTATATTACATAGCACCTTGCAG CtttatctttttgtttgttCCTTGGTATTTTCTGGAGAAGCCTGTAATGGAAGTTTCACAGATTCAGTTCAATTTTTGGATATTCTTCTCAAACGCACTTTGTGCTCTAGCTTTGAACTTCTCAATTTTCTTAGTAATTGGTAGAACTGGAGCTGTAACTATCCGTGTTGCGGGAGTATTGAAAGACTGGATACTCATTGCCCTTTCAACTGCTCTATTTCCCGAGTCTATGATCACTAGTCTCAATATAATTGGTTATGCGATAG CTCTCTGTGGTGTCATCATTTATAATTACTTGAAGGTCAGAGATTCTCGTGCATCTCAATTTCCTCCTGAAAGCCTCCCAGATAGAGCAGTAAAG GAGTTTAAGATGGAGAGGAAAGAATCTGATGCATATGTCCCCGATGACgtaaacaacaacaacaacaacaacaacgatGGAAGGATTGGATGGAATGCTTCCATTCCCGGTTCAGAAGTGGATGAAGAAGCTACTTTCATTCCTCCCTCGAAACTGTCGCATCTTGGGAGAAGCCAGCTTAGTAGCCATACATCTTAG